The window TAAGTACTGCTTTGTTCTTTATTATGGATCTCGATTCGATCAATCTTGGATATAAACTCATCCTTGTCAAGAAGCGTTTTGccttcaaatataaaattttttgacaATCGAGATTTAGATGACCGTCTCTAATAAAAACACCGAACACGAgccgaaaaaaaaaaattcaaataacaatatagaaatagaaaatcaattaattataaacaaacaaaaacttcattttttttattttttttgaagatgCTAGAGTATATGCTACTGACATATTATCCATCTTCTCTTATCTTCCTAAGGTTAATGtaccaaaaacaaaatcaaataatataagagaaaataataaaaacatggaGTGGACAAACATACCGTACAACATCTAGTTGCCTGTTAAAGATGGTGCACTCCTTGTCTCAGATAAGGTTGTCTCTTGCACTTTCATGTACATACATTCCGGGCGGAGTTAGAGGGCAGAAGGGGTTCATATAAACAATAGTTACGGGTTCAGTAAAaaaattttggatcaaattcGGTATTTGTACATGTGTGAAAATTCATTTTATGCATGTATAAATAATCTGACAAGAATTCAGTAGCCAAAAACATTTTAATATTTCTGAACGTTATAAATTGAAATTTCTGACTTTGATTCTGTTGTATATTAAGATTAAACTTTTTTTGTTATAGATGAACTCGCTTGGTTTAAATCATGCCTCCTTGTCTCAAATAAGATTGTATCTTACACTTTCATGTACATACATTCGGGGCGGAGTTAGAGGGGCAGAAGGGGTTCAGATAAACAATAGTTACGGGTTGAGTAAAAAAATTTGGATCCAATTTGGCTTTTATACATGCGTGAAAATTCATTTTGTGTATGTATAAATAATCTGCCTAGAATTCAGTAGACAAAACAATTCTAATATTTCTGAATGTCATAAGTTAAAAATTTTGACTCTGATTCTGTTGTATATTAAGATTAAACTTTTTTGTATATACGTCTAGTAGATGATGAACTCTCTATTGGTTTAAATCATGCCTCTATTGTATATAACTATGGAAAAAATCTCATCTTCAATTATTGGAGGATCGAGGACGAAAAAAATGTGAGTTTAGCTGAATTTATTGCTTTtggcttaaattttttttctttgtgtgtgtgtatatatatatgacaaaagGAATTTTGTATCATAATTAAGTTAATTAGCTTCATTAGATGGGGATTATAATCTTCTCTTGCTGTAATTCTTGACTTTGTAtgaatttttttggttaaaatacaaaaattataacaAACAAACATGGTTGAGATGGATGGTTGGGGTTCTTTCATGCCTTAATAAgaaatttttggttaatttaaTGCCcggaaataaaaaaaagtcatgTTGGGACGCCTCGCCCTTAGAAATTCATGCAAAGCATATGACTTCAATACAGATGCTGGACATCagttgaaaaaaaaacaaaagaaaaaaatagagaattttAATTTAGAGgtaaaattcatatatttaattaatacaATATATACCAAGAATAATAGTCCTATAATATATAAGAAGATCGTGGTTGAACATGTTATAATACTCTTTAACTATATGAAGTTTCCAAGAAAAATACATCATGACTTTATAACAGAAATTAATTGACTTCATCTTATTTTAAGATGCCATTCAAGAATCTTATTTAGACAAACACACATGTGAAGATAATCTCTTGACATTTTCAGTTTTTGCAAACTaatttagaatctttaatcttgaactaaatcaataatatttaaattaaagtatCCAGTTGTATTTGCTAGCTTTTCTAGTTATAGAAAGAGATTTGATTCTAGTCATGTATTATTCTGTAgtctattaattatatatatgcatgctTTTCGATATTTAAAGGAATTAAATATGAAATAGGGAATTAACTATGAAATTCATCGTTAATCTGTCACAAAAAAGAACGAAAAAAATATACTTACTATTGTAATCTTACATGTTAATCTGTCACAAAAAAGAACGAAAAAAATATACTTACTATTGTAATCTCACATGTGggatctgaaaagtataaaagtgTGTGTAGAGCTTATTCCTATCTCGTGGAGATAGAAAGGACTAGTGACGGATATGAATTTTTACTGATTTGACTGAGTTTAAAAAGGACAGTGTGGTGCACTACGGAGGGCCTGTCGAATCACAAACGACTATTGTATGCAAGTTTACGGTGCATTTATATAAGACGTTGTTCCACAATTTGAATCCTTAACCTCCATGTCACATCAACTTTTTCAGTTACGTCAAGGCTTTCCTTCAAAGCAACTAATGTTATCTATTGCTATTATTTTTGTAGTGCTTATTTTGTTTAGCCCGGGGGATGATTGTATGGTCTGGTTATAATTATCCTCCTCAGATCTTACTCGCGGAATATTTTATTAGGTATATTGTTGATGTGAAAAAAATTCATGCATCAATTAACAACTATGCATGATATTGGATTCGATTACGTATCATTTGACAactatattaattattataattagcTGAACATTTTCTTTCTTAAAGAAAACTTTGATGATAAGAAACAAATACGATGAACCAAATTAATAGCTTGTtaaatttattaaagaaaatattattattgtctGGAAAATAGTTGACAAATATCATATATTTAAAGAGTTTTTGAGACAATAAAACAGATTATAACAGACTTTCACCCACTACGAAATATTTGTCCACATTTTACTTTAGTTCATAGATTCAGTACATGAAtctggactttttttttttttttcgagaaATCATATACATGATTGATCATGCATATTTGTTTTAATTAGTGTAGATAAAAATAActacttaattaaattaatataagtAGTATCTTTAATAATGTGCAAGCCCTTGAAGAATATACCATATATATAGTCGAGATTCAACAGTATGAAATCAAAGTATGgatcaaaaatctcaactaattgtATATCTTCGTTtgatatatcgggagctaattatttatctcgacagacccaatcgaaaaaaatatatcgggagctaattatgtatctttacaaaggaaaaatgtatcttcattggatgtattatgtatctctaCAGGCCCAAAATCGGAGAaaatgtatcaggagctaattatgtatctttataaaggaaaaaatgtatcttcattggttatattatgtatctcgacagacccaaaatcggATAAAATGTATCGGGGGCTCATTACGTAtctatacaaagaaaaaaagatgtatcttcgttggatgtatcgggagctaattatgtatctggATATACCCCAAAACAAGATTTTTAGTAATTACGCAAAATATCAAGATTTTTTGTAATGAAGTTTCAAAATgtcgaaatttatgttgtttatccttCAAAAAATAAGGGTAATTACAGTCGAATATCTTCGGCCTTTGGGTGACCTAGTTTACAAAATAAGCAGCATATATATATACGTTATACATATTTAAGTgtaacatatacatatactttacATAGTAATATGTATATTCGGagtatatgttatgtatattttgagTAATGCTGGCTAATAATTATATtgtaagtatttcaaaaaatgaaCAACCCCAACATTTTAAGATTAgaaggggaaaaaataaaattcatacacAGCCAAGAATTAACAAGACTATATTAATATTCCCTCAACATATAGTTGAGATCACTGCAACTTTTTTAATGCTctcagaaaagaaaaaagaatgacaatAACCAAAAAAAGACCAATAATTGGAAAAAAgtactagaaaaaaaaaagataagagttGATAGATCAGTTGTTGGAAAAAGGTTCTCAAATGATTGATTCAAATAAGTTTACCTTATATGTATTGATTTCCTAAATATCATCATACGTATAATATTATATCAtgttaagaatttttttaaactaACATCACGGTGAATTATTGGATACGATAAATATAAAGACGGTGGATTAATTGACAACGTGTGGTTCGGTTTCAGAGTTGCACACAACAAGAAGAAACTAGCTCTAACCTTCTATCAGTGgagataaatatttaattaccTGAGTGGCACATGATGAATCTCGAAAATTGACCTATAAATAATATACCTCACTTCCTATCTAGAAGCTACAATTGAACTCTCTCTTTTTATTAATGTTGATATATTTGTAGCCCACCATAGGAGAAAATTATTACCTCAAATAGATTcctaaatctgaaacatgataatatatcatatcatagcAGGTGAGTTGTAACGTACAACTAATTTTATCatcttcatttcttttttatttcttcaaaatcatatagtatatacatatatttataataaatagtTCTAGTTGGTCGAAAGTTGTGTATGAACATGTAATATTCAAATGGAATAAAACTGATGAAATACCCCTTTTTGTCTATATACAACAAATAGTCCACTAGGCTCAAATGTTATTATCAAAATAAGATTCTTATTATATAAGTTTTTATTGTTAATCAACATGTGTTTCTGTGtgttaagagagagaaaaaaaagagctAGAGAGAAGATCAGGTTCATGTATATGCAACATAGAGATATTTTTTAAAGCAACAATAATATTCTCTTAAAAAAGAGCCATGAAAtttgctaaaaaaaaattaaacctagATATATACACTGACatgtagtaaaaaaaaaaaacaattaccTTGCTAAGAttgatcaaaagatatttgtaggtaatatttttttaaataattaaagagGAGCTTATaatcttgaaatatttaaagTTGTATACATAGTAATAGTGTAAAATCTTTTATATCATATCAAGTCAATTTAATCGATTGTAGCAAGGTTACTCCTCTATTTTTTGGTGATGATTGCGCTATTAAGATTTACTATTGTTGCACATAAATTTAACTTGACGATATAAAAAACTTGTACACTGGAGGTCAAATTCTGATTTAGAGTGCAATCTATAAATATCCGTGGGAATTCAATAACTTTTCTCTAAActttatatttaaatcataaactctAAATTTGAAAAGTCATATAACTAAACTCATTGCCAAGAAATAAACAAGATCTCAATTTTGAAAAGAAGAGATTCACATTTCTTGTTTTTTCATTTCATCTTTGTTTTCATTTCACCTAAGATAGCTCACTTTTGAGCTATTTCTTCTTCTCTAATACTAATATACAATTGATGAAAGTCTTTTTGCAACTTGCAACTTGCAACttctaaagtaagaaaaaaaaacatgaaaaggtacaaaacattaaaaaaaaatattacaaaaacaaaaaagggaaaagtTACTACTACTACATGTTACAAGGCATCAATAATCACCCTTTGTTTCTTCCTACATGACTCAAATGTCAACAATTCCATCTCCATCATCCTTTTGCCCCCACTACAATTAgccatattattgttgttgttgttattattatcaaCAACATTATTTATCGTAGCGGGTATCTTGCATATATTAACTCCGAATAATCTCATCATTTGTACTCGCGGAACTTGAACCTGAGCTTGAACTTGATTAGTAACGACCGGATTTGTGGGGGCCATATTCCTAGCCTTAAAATCGATGTACAATTGCTTATCTCCACTTGTAGATCGCTGAAAACTCACAATATCACCGGCCttcaagtttttttcttttaCGAAACGACTCCATCCTTTGGTTAAAACATAACTTTGACTACTATTCCAATACGAATATCTAAATCTCCAAACTTTACCATTTAAATCTTCGAAATTCAACAAAACCCCTTTCGAGTTATTTCCATTTTGtaatggaaaatgtttttcagcATGTTGTTTTGGTATCACAAGCCTATTTAATTTACCAACATCACTTGGGGTAACAGCTTTTTCAAATAACTGTTCACGAACTTTGTTGTTGACTTTATCAAtagtaccaccaccaccaaaaaatgAACTTATATCAATAAGtccatctttattttttgccATGGTACCATCTTTAGTATATCCAAATAATTTCTTACTTTGTTCTAACTCATCGATATACGTATGTTTACGTAACATGTCAACAATCTCCGCCTTGGAATGCGAGTTCAAGAAAGCGATTTCCACATCATCATCACTTTCTTGATTCTCAAGTAAGGGTTTGAAATTAGTAACAGCGTCGCGGCCCCTGAACCTCTGGGCCGCGACGTCATATGCCCTGGCGGCTTCATTCTCCTCGTTGAATGTGCCTAACCAAACCCTTTGATGCTTTTCATAGATTTGTGCACCCCAACGTCCATTTGGTTGAGGGACCACACCTTTGTATTTTGAAGATGGGAGTTTTCTTGATTCAGCTTCCACACCATTTTCACCATCAATTATCATACTACTTGTTCCACTCCCCATCCTACAAAGACTCTCCGGCGGCTTGGTCGTCGTCATCATCGATGGTTGTTGCGATGGTGCCGCCGGAGCAATGGAGAGAGAGTCACTAGTAGTGCTCTCTTGATCTATGCTACTAGTTCCTTCCATTGGTGTGTGTATGTGTTGTTTTGGTTGATGAGAAATGAAAATAACAAGGGATTTTGTGAAGAGAAAAGTACAAGAATTGGTTGTGTAGTAGTAGAGAAGTTAGGAGGAGAAAGAGAGAGTTAGAAGAGTATGAATTGGGTTGTTGTTGATATGGAAAgagttgaatatatatataggaaAGTCCACCCCATTTTTTGTGTGCaataaagattatttttctaatgacattaaacaaataatataaaatactactactactactactttgaAGATATGGAGATGTGGGTATTATGGGTCAACACAATGAGAAGAAGATGGTAAGTAACTAGGAAGATTCATTGGTGGTGAAGTGGGGGAGGGCTTTTAGTGGTATATGTCCAAAaggatttattttaaatttatgggATTTTAAATCATATATACATTGATGacgtataaaatatttatacaatcAGATCACTTACAAGTGATCATATGTTATTCCATAAAATAGCAACTACTTAACATtctataacatatatacatatatataatattatatatgtatatattgcggTGTAAGGGTGGGAATCTTGAAAGGTTAGATACATCGACAGCGTAAAAAATATTCTTACAATAAGATAAATTATCAACTGATCGGCATGATCCACTCTACCtaataaagataataaaataatttgggtaaaaaaataaaataaaggacaaTTTGATGCACTAAAATTTCTGCAATACCAAGATTCgaaaaaatatcaaatcacaGGGATTTATTGTATTTAACTTTACACCACGTTGCTGTAAGAGGCTGACTATACTGTATCCTAGTGTATAGATATATGGTagtaatatatatgtgtatgttgtGTGTGGGGTGgggggttgggggtgggggtagggtgtgaaatgtatatgtatgtgtagGTTGTGGGCTGTGGATGTGAGGTGGGGTAATAGATAAATGAAGGCCAAGTTGATGGGGTTCACATGAGTGTGGCCACACCTTGTGTTGTTATTGGTAAGTTCATCCCCCCTGAAATTTGCTGCTGTTCATCAGGACCATAAGCATGGCATTGAGCATCTccctctttattttttctattttttccatcTTTATCTACATTGCAATTGGTTTATTAAaagcaacaaaaataataaagtagtagtaataatagattttcatgaagtatcagcatcaaataatatatatatatatggaaatttATGAATagataattttatgttttttaagcattgaatatttgaaagtccttgatctaACTAATTTATCAagtatttgaaattattttatcgaAGAGTTTGGTTAAAGGAGTAAATTGAGAATTATGAGGTCTCAcgtttaaaaagaaaaatattaggtGATTTTTATCTCTACATAAACCTTGATAGATAGAATTAATTATTAGATACTTCTGCTGGAAATTAATCGAGGTACAGGTAAGGTAGCCCATTATTAAGATTATAAAAATGTGTTTGAAACAATTTTACTCTCTTTTTTGTTTATTGACAAAATagcactattatttttttttttgctgagGCAAGTGCTTTTTCCTTCTCttaattttcaaatcaagatattttcaattacaatattgttatttgttaattttattttaccaaaaaatTCAGGAGTTTTAAGGATTTTTGTAAGAGTAATTCTAAATTTCATTTTAAGATAATAATAAATTGATGTCCAATCTCACATTATATTAATTTGTTCCCAAATTCTATAACCCTTTGTGATGAaagaattattattaaataataataataataataataataataataatggcacttctattttttttagtttctatttttctaattttgtgcTTCCAATGGGATGGGGGTGTCATGGGCCAATGTAAAAAAGATTGATGTACTTAAAGACAAAATCCATCCAACCCCAAGAATTTTCCCATATTTTCTTACCTGGCATGAATTGATTGGTCCTTCCCATCTTCACTTTGTCTTTATTGGCTAGGTTCAACTTCAACCTTCTTAGTATCTATGATGATCTTCGCCGGACCGGTGCATTAAAGTTTCTGCTATGTATGAACTTGGAGAAGGGCAGGACTATAACGGTCTATTGTATTATATGCGGTCTCACCTTACATTTCTACAAGAGACTGTTTTCACGGCTTGACTCATGACCTCTTAGTCACATGGTATCTATGATGATGTTGGTCGGACCGATGCATTAAAGCTTCCGCTATGCACGGGGTCTAGAGAAGGACACGACTACCAAAGTCTATTGCATGCGAtctcaccttacatttctgcaaaaGGTTGTTTTCACGGTTTGACTCATGACCTCCTAATCACGTGATATCTATgatcaaaaaagaagaaaaaaaaatctcaatcattTCCAATAATTTTTTGATCCAACATTGACAAACCTTCTTGTCCATCTCCCCAACCTCATCCTCAAGTGGGAGTTTTTCCCATTGTTTTGCAAACAGGGGACCTTGTTTCTCTttgttctttttcctcttttgattttcttgcttttcacctttttatcttttgatctacttgtaatatattatattttcttttatacatGCAAAATGGATATATAACAAAGCTACTTGgaatattattattcttttatatacatGTGAGCTCCTAGTTGTGCCCGTTCAATCCACTATTAGAAATCACGTTCATCGAAAACCTGTTAGAGATTTCAGataaaaaattcatctaaaatatttttgatggatTTATGACGAAACGTACTTCAAAATTGActaatttctagtagtgatacGGAACTTTATAAATTCGTCTTCTGAAaatttgttataatttttttttatttcacctaTAGTGTGAAAAGATCGATATTTATACGTAAATAGATATGAATTATTAAATCTTAAAGTTCTTTCAGTAATCCAGTATATTAAACTCGAAATTCTAACAATATAATCTTGTTTATAAATTCTAACGTTTGAACagtataaatatattaattatctcaaaaggaaaataaactaaaagagaATATACAAGAAATCAAAAGGAAAAGGACTCGAGTCTCTAATTTATTAGTAATTTACAAGTTGTTtaactattttttgaaaatgattaattAATCAATAT of the Capsicum annuum cultivar UCD-10X-F1 chromosome 11, UCD10Xv1.1, whole genome shotgun sequence genome contains:
- the LOC107847951 gene encoding AP2/ERF and B3 domain-containing transcription factor RAV1, encoding MEGTSSIDQESTTSDSLSIAPAAPSQQPSMMTTTKPPESLCRMGSGTSSMIIDGENGVEAESRKLPSSKYKGVVPQPNGRWGAQIYEKHQRVWLGTFNEENEAARAYDVAAQRFRGRDAVTNFKPLLENQESDDDVEIAFLNSHSKAEIVDMLRKHTYIDELEQSKKLFGYTKDGTMAKNKDGLIDISSFFGGGGTIDKVNNKVREQLFEKAVTPSDVGKLNRLVIPKQHAEKHFPLQNGNNSKGVLLNFEDLNGKVWRFRYSYWNSSQSYVLTKGWSRFVKEKNLKAGDIVSFQRSTSGDKQLYIDFKARNMAPTNPVVTNQVQAQVQVPRVQMMRLFGVNICKIPATINNVVDNNNNNNNNMANCSGGKRMMEMELLTFESCRKKQRVIIDAL